AATAAAACCATTTCCTTAAATTCAAACCTTTTCCACCTCCGAGTCTTTATTTTACCAACCTTCTCAATAAAAAACCATGGCTTATCGGACATAATTATCGTGTATTCCCCTCATACTACAATCAGTATCTTAAAAAGGGGCTGTGAGGCGCGTGAAATGGCATAATTTACGTTACTTGTGTTTGGTAGGCGGTATGGCCACCCTTTTATCCGGATGCGGGTCTGATCAAAGCTCTGGATCCCAAGGCGGCAGTTATAAAGAAATGAAGACGATGGTCGTTGATATTTTGAAAAGCGATGAAGGTAAAAAAGCAATGGAGGAAGCCCTTCTTGGTCAAAGCAGTACAGGAAGCGGCGGCGGTGAGGGCGGTTCGGAAGAAGAATCAGGATCCGGAGGCGGATCTGGTTCAGGATCAGGCGGAGGCTCTGCTTCAGGAAGCTTTGGTATTCGAATGCTTACTTCAGGCGGATCAAGTGAGGATATTCGTCTTGCGGTCAAAGACACCCTCTCCTCCCCTGAGTACAAGAAGGAATTTGAAGAGATCATGAAGGACCCGAAATTTGCAGGAGAATTTGCCAAGGTGGTTAACGCCCAGAGCAAGCAAATTCACATGGAGCTTATTAAGGACCCTACGTACCAAAAGTCGATGGAGGATATGCTGAAATCTCCTGAAATGCAAAAAATGATGCTGGAGCTCACTCAAAGTGCTGATTATCGCAAACAGACGATGAGTGTCATGCAGGAAGCTATGCAGAATCCACTCTTCCGTATGGAAGTTATGGAGCTGCTGCAGGCCGTTGTCAAAGAGGAGCTGCAGCCTAAACAAAGTGAAGGCGCTGGGGGAGCTCAAGGCGAAGGTGGCGGCGGCGAAGGCGGCGGCGGTGGTGAAGGCGGGAATGAAAGCGGCGGCGAAGGCGGAGAAAGCGGATCTGGTGGCAGCAGTTAACCCTATTTGAGTCTTAACCTAATAAAAAAAGCCAAGCCAATCATGGCATTAGCTCGTCCATAAGAC
This sequence is a window from Paenibacillus urinalis. Protein-coding genes within it:
- the gerD gene encoding spore germination lipoprotein GerD encodes the protein MKWHNLRYLCLVGGMATLLSGCGSDQSSGSQGGSYKEMKTMVVDILKSDEGKKAMEEALLGQSSTGSGGGEGGSEEESGSGGGSGSGSGGGSASGSFGIRMLTSGGSSEDIRLAVKDTLSSPEYKKEFEEIMKDPKFAGEFAKVVNAQSKQIHMELIKDPTYQKSMEDMLKSPEMQKMMLELTQSADYRKQTMSVMQEAMQNPLFRMEVMELLQAVVKEELQPKQSEGAGGAQGEGGGGEGGGGGEGGNESGGEGGESGSGGSS